A region from the Prevotella melaninogenica genome encodes:
- the tsf gene encoding translation elongation factor Ts — protein MAVSIEDIKKLRAMTGAGLADVKKALTEADGDFDKAKELLRERGLAIAAKRSDRETSNGCVLVKQVDGFAAMVAIKCETDFVANGQDFIALVQEILDAAVANKCQSLDEVKALKLANGEDAATAVQQRSGVTGEKMELDGYNFLEGENVSVYDHMNKHTLATMVQLNENNEEAGHKVAMQVAAMKPVALDESSVPQSVKDEEFKVAVEKTKEEQIEKAVVAAIKKAGINPNLVDSEDHIESNIKKGWLTREEADKAIEIRNTVAAEKAANLNEDMIQNIAKGRLNKFFKESCLVDQEFQFGDGDKQSVNEWLKAQSKDLKIVAYKRFTLSAE, from the coding sequence ATGGCTGTATCTATTGAAGATATCAAGAAGCTCCGCGCTATGACTGGCGCTGGTCTGGCTGACGTAAAGAAAGCTCTCACTGAGGCTGATGGCGATTTTGACAAGGCAAAGGAACTGCTCCGTGAGCGTGGTTTGGCTATTGCTGCAAAGCGTTCTGACCGTGAGACATCAAACGGTTGTGTACTCGTAAAGCAGGTTGATGGCTTTGCTGCTATGGTTGCTATTAAGTGTGAGACAGACTTCGTTGCTAACGGTCAGGACTTCATTGCCCTCGTTCAGGAGATTCTGGACGCTGCTGTTGCTAACAAGTGCCAGAGCCTTGATGAGGTTAAGGCTCTTAAGCTCGCTAACGGTGAGGATGCTGCTACTGCTGTTCAGCAGCGTTCTGGTGTTACTGGTGAGAAGATGGAACTCGATGGCTACAACTTCCTTGAGGGTGAGAATGTATCTGTTTATGACCACATGAACAAGCATACTCTCGCTACTATGGTTCAGCTCAACGAGAACAACGAAGAGGCTGGTCACAAGGTAGCTATGCAGGTTGCAGCTATGAAGCCAGTAGCTCTCGACGAGAGTTCTGTTCCACAGTCTGTTAAGGACGAGGAGTTCAAGGTTGCTGTTGAAAAGACTAAGGAAGAGCAGATTGAGAAGGCTGTTGTTGCTGCAATCAAGAAGGCAGGCATCAATCCTAACCTCGTTGACAGTGAAGACCACATCGAGTCTAACATCAAGAAAGGTTGGTTGACTCGTGAGGAGGCTGACAAGGCTATCGAAATCCGTAACACTGTTGCTGCTGAGAAGGCTGCAAACCTCAATGAGGATATGATTCAGAACATCGCTAAGGGTCGTCTGAACAAGTTCTTCAAGGAGAGCTGTCTCGTTGATCAGGAGTTCCAGTTCGGTGATGGCGACAAGCAGAGCGTTAACGAGTGGCTTAAGGCTCAGAGCAAGGATCTTAAGATTGTTGCTTACAAGCGCTTCACACTCTCTGCAGAGTAA
- the rpsB gene encoding 30S ribosomal protein S2: protein MSRTNFDQLLEAGCHFGHLRRKWNPAMAPYIFMERNGIHIIDLHKTVAKIDEAAEALKGIAKSGKKILFVATKKQAKEVVAEKASAVNMPYVNERWAGGMLTNFPTIRKAVKKMTNIDKLMNDGTFSNLSKRELLQISRQRAKLEKNLGSISDLTRLPSALFVVDVMKEHIAVKEANRLGIPVFGIVDTNSDPKHIDYVIPANDDAKDSVEAILSACCNAIAEGLEERKAEKADEKAAAEQAEEAAEAKPKRAARKAEVAPKDENEAPAAE, encoded by the coding sequence ATGTCAAGAACAAATTTTGACCAGTTATTGGAGGCAGGATGCCACTTTGGCCACCTCCGTCGCAAGTGGAACCCAGCTATGGCTCCTTACATCTTCATGGAGCGCAATGGTATCCACATCATCGATCTTCACAAGACTGTAGCTAAGATTGACGAGGCTGCAGAAGCACTCAAGGGTATTGCTAAGAGTGGTAAGAAGATTCTGTTCGTCGCTACTAAAAAACAAGCTAAGGAAGTTGTAGCTGAGAAGGCTTCAGCTGTTAACATGCCATACGTAAACGAGCGTTGGGCTGGCGGTATGCTGACCAACTTCCCAACTATCCGTAAGGCTGTGAAGAAAATGACAAATATCGATAAGTTGATGAACGACGGAACATTCTCTAACCTCTCTAAGCGTGAGCTTTTGCAGATTTCACGTCAGCGTGCTAAGCTCGAGAAGAACCTCGGTTCTATCTCTGACTTGACTCGTCTGCCATCTGCACTCTTCGTTGTAGACGTAATGAAGGAGCACATCGCTGTTAAGGAGGCTAACCGTCTCGGTATTCCTGTATTCGGTATCGTTGATACCAACTCTGACCCTAAGCACATCGATTACGTCATCCCAGCAAATGATGACGCAAAGGATTCAGTAGAGGCTATCCTCTCTGCTTGCTGCAATGCTATCGCAGAGGGTCTTGAGGAGCGTAAGGCTGAGAAGGCTGACGAGAAGGCTGCTGCAGAGCAGGCTGAAGAGGCCGCTGAAGCAAAGCCAAAGCGCGCTGCTCGCAAGGCTGAAGTAGCTCCAAAGGATGAGAACGAGGCACCAGCTGCTGAGTAA
- the rpsI gene encoding 30S ribosomal protein S9 codes for MEVINAIGRRKSAVARVYLSEGTGKITINKKDLTEFFPSAILQYVVKQPLQLLGVEGQYDIKANLDGGGFTGQSQALRLAIARALVKVNAEDKKNLKDHGFLTRDSRTVERKKPGQPKARAHFQFSKR; via the coding sequence ATGGAAGTAATTAATGCAATTGGTCGCCGTAAGAGCGCAGTAGCGCGTGTTTACCTCTCAGAGGGCACCGGCAAGATCACTATCAACAAGAAAGATTTAACTGAATTCTTCCCATCAGCTATCCTGCAGTACGTGGTTAAGCAGCCACTGCAGTTGCTCGGTGTAGAAGGTCAGTATGACATTAAGGCCAACCTCGATGGTGGCGGCTTTACTGGTCAGAGCCAGGCACTGCGTCTTGCTATCGCTCGTGCATTGGTTAAGGTTAATGCTGAAGACAAGAAGAACCTGAAGGATCACGGATTCCTGACACGCGACAGTCGTACTGTTGAGCGTAAGAAGCCAGGTCAGCCAAAGGCTCGTGCTCACTTCCAGTTCAGTAAGCGTTAA
- the rplM gene encoding 50S ribosomal protein L13 — MDTLSYKTISVNKETAKKEWVVIDASDQVVGRLCSKVAKLLRGKYKPTFTPHVDCGDNVIIINAAKVVFSGKKETDKVYTRYTGYPGGQRFNTPAQLRTRKNGIDKMIRHAVKGMLPKGPLGRHLLDNLHVIEGTELNGLEAQKPKAIDINQYK; from the coding sequence ATGGACACTTTAAGTTACAAGACTATTTCCGTAAACAAGGAAACAGCTAAGAAAGAGTGGGTCGTTATTGACGCAAGCGATCAGGTTGTAGGTCGCCTTTGCTCTAAAGTAGCTAAGCTTCTTCGCGGAAAGTACAAGCCAACTTTTACCCCACATGTAGATTGTGGTGACAATGTAATCATTATCAATGCAGCTAAGGTTGTATTCTCTGGCAAGAAGGAGACTGATAAGGTTTACACACGTTATACTGGTTACCCAGGTGGTCAGCGTTTTAACACTCCTGCCCAGCTTCGTACTCGTAAGAATGGTATCGACAAGATGATTCGTCATGCCGTTAAGGGTATGTTACCAAAGGGTCCTTTAGGTCGTCATCTCTTGGATAACCTCCACGTTATCGAAGGTACAGAGCTCAACGGTCTTGAGGCACAGAAGCCAAAGGCAATTGATATTAACCAGTATAAATAA